In Gossypium raimondii isolate GPD5lz chromosome 12, ASM2569854v1, whole genome shotgun sequence, a single window of DNA contains:
- the LOC105764313 gene encoding stemmadenine O-acetyltransferase: MQLKVQVISEEIVKPSSPTADRLRRYQLSFLDQLNASFYNALVYFYPKICDTEADKITVSNRLKHSISNALTYFYPLAGRITDDQLFVDCNDEGIPFLEVGVECQLSDVLNNPIPKELNKLLPFEFHGAKKVPLGIQFNVFDCGGIAVGVCISHKIGDALSFFSFVNMWAAIARGETNLIAPEFKSASLFPPRDLWGYTPGASLIKKGQTITKRFVFCATKVEEIRRKYAENTNQTRPTRVEALSAFIWERFLTAFGARSRPDTLCAIVHLVNLRARIEPPMPGSLFGNLSGLAMTIPSMDSNIVTQIRDSIKTVNKEYVMKLKNGYTHQEYLRDMAASYGKGEMVSLTFTSLCRFPMYEADFGWGKPIWAGSADRQIKNVTTFTDAINGDGIEAWVTLNEEEMAKFDCDEELVAYVNNPKSL; encoded by the coding sequence ATGCAGCTTAAGGTCCAAGTGATTTCAGAAGAGATTGTAAAGCCATCATCTCCGACTGCCGATAGACTGCGTCGATACCAACTATCGTTCCTAGATCAACTAAATGCCTCGTTCTATAATGCTTTGGTCTATTTCTACCCAAAAATATGCGATACTGAAGCCGACAAAATCACAGTTTCCAACCGGTTGAAACACTCCATTTCCAATGCCCTCACCTATTTTTACCCACTGGCTGGTCGGATAACGGATGACCAGTTGTTTGTTGATTGCAACGATGAGGGGATACCCTTTTTGGAAGTTGGAGTGGAGTGCCAACTTTCAGATGTTTTAAACAATCCAATTCCCAAAGAACTCAACAAGTTGCTTCCTTTTGAATTCCATGGTGCTAAAAAAGTTCCCCTTGGAATCCAATTCAACGTTTTCGACTGTGGGGGGATAGCGGTTGGTGTTTGTATTTCCCACAAAATTGGAGACGCCCTTTCATTTTTCTCGTTTGTGAATATGTGGGCAGCCATTGCTCGTGGAGAGACGAATTTGATTGCCCCCGAATTCAAATCGGCCTCGCTTTTCCCACCACGAGACCTTTGGGGATACACGCCAGGAGctagtttaataaaaaaaggacAAACAATAACCAAGAGATTCGTGTTTTGTGCCACCAAAGTGGAggaaattagaagaaaatatGCTGAGAATACTAATCAAACACGCCCGACTCGTGTTGAGGCCTTATCAGCTTTCATATGGGAGCGTTTCCTTACTGCCTTTGGTGCAAGATCAAGACCAGATACGCTTTGCGCAATTGTTCACTTGGTAAATTTACGTGCGAGAATTGAGCCTCCAATGCCGGGTTCTTTATTTGGAAACCTTTCTGGCTTAGCAATGACTATCCCATCCATGGACAGTAACATCGTTACCCAAATAAGAGACTCCATAAAAACAGTGAACAAGGAGTACGTGATGAAACTAAAAAATGGATATACTCACCAGGAATATCTTAGGGATATGGCAGCAAGTTATGGCAAAGGCGAGATGGTTAGCTTAACTTTCACAAGTTTATGCAGGTTTCCTATGTACGAAGCTGATTTTGGTTGGGGGAAACCCATATGGGCTGGCTCTGCAGATCGACAAATAAAGAATGTAACTACTTTCACGGACGCCATAAATGGTGATGGAATAGAGGCTTGGGTTACcttaaatgaagaagaaatggcGAAATTTGATTGTGATGAGGAATTGGTTGCATATGTTAATAACCCAAAAAGCTTGTAA